In a single window of the Streptomyces sp. 846.5 genome:
- a CDS encoding GNAT family N-acetyltransferase produces the protein MAELTNRDRRNTTRHHWRRDTVELSAVFMAVAIADLIANVVVHGHDGPVLLVASALALLATAAWHSWWKHRHPDAPPGPAPGDIVSSAPSEAAAPPAHSPQSPLWRIRATVPDAPGSLAGLCRALADLPVNIISMQAHPLAEETVDEFVVQAHPETAPQDITRAVVAAGGTEVWLERADAHDLVDVPTRILNLATRTALDAAELPLALRQLFGRCTIRSQPGGIKEDELDGSTMRLRDPSGGILLVTRDEPPFTPTEFARARALIELDAQLGPRVPDTRSVIELDGRGAPAEELTVRRADPSDRTAAVALHERCSSATLRRRYHGPVADSDRYLGHLLEPRYGQTLTAETPDGSLAALAHLMWDGDSAEIAVLVEDARQRRGLGSELVRRLVELARDAGIDEVYAVTTASNSGMIATLRRLGVPLDYQVEDGTLVITAHLALETADSAPAARR, from the coding sequence ATGGCTGAATTGACGAACCGTGACCGCAGGAACACCACCCGACACCACTGGCGCCGCGACACCGTGGAACTGTCCGCGGTGTTCATGGCGGTGGCCATCGCCGATCTGATCGCCAATGTCGTCGTCCACGGCCATGACGGTCCGGTCCTGCTGGTGGCGTCCGCGCTGGCACTGCTGGCTACCGCCGCCTGGCACAGCTGGTGGAAGCACCGCCATCCGGACGCCCCACCGGGGCCCGCGCCCGGCGACATCGTCTCGTCCGCGCCGAGCGAGGCGGCCGCGCCGCCGGCGCACTCGCCGCAGTCCCCCCTCTGGCGGATCCGGGCCACCGTCCCGGACGCCCCGGGCAGCCTGGCCGGGCTGTGCAGAGCGCTGGCCGACCTGCCCGTCAACATCATCTCCATGCAGGCGCACCCGCTCGCCGAGGAGACCGTCGACGAGTTCGTGGTCCAGGCCCATCCGGAGACGGCCCCGCAGGACATCACCCGGGCCGTCGTCGCGGCCGGCGGCACCGAGGTCTGGCTGGAGCGCGCGGACGCGCACGACCTGGTGGACGTGCCGACCAGGATCCTCAACCTGGCCACCCGGACCGCGCTGGACGCCGCCGAGCTGCCGCTGGCGCTGCGTCAGTTGTTCGGCCGCTGCACCATCCGCTCGCAGCCGGGCGGGATCAAGGAGGACGAGCTGGACGGCAGCACCATGCGGCTGCGCGACCCCTCCGGCGGGATCCTGCTGGTCACCCGGGACGAACCGCCGTTCACCCCCACCGAGTTCGCCCGCGCCCGGGCCCTGATCGAACTGGACGCCCAGCTCGGCCCGCGGGTCCCGGACACCCGCTCGGTGATCGAGCTCGACGGCCGGGGCGCCCCGGCCGAGGAGCTGACGGTGCGCCGGGCCGACCCCTCCGACCGGACCGCCGCCGTGGCCCTGCACGAGCGGTGCAGCAGCGCCACCCTGCGCCGTCGCTACCACGGCCCGGTCGCCGACAGCGACCGCTACCTGGGCCATCTGCTGGAGCCCCGCTACGGCCAGACCCTCACCGCCGAGACCCCGGACGGCAGCCTGGCCGCCCTCGCCCATCTGATGTGGGACGGCGACAGCGCCGAGATCGCCGTCCTGGTCGAGGACGCCCGGCAGCGCCGGGGCCTCGGCAGCGAGCTGGTGCGCAGGCTGGTGGAGCTGGCGCGGGACGCCGGGATCGACGAGGTCTACGCGGTGACCACCGCATCCAACAGCGGCATGATCGCGACCCTGCGCCGACTCGGCGTCCCGCTGGACTACCAGGTCGAGGACGGCACCCTGGTGATCACCGCGCATCTCGCCCTGGAGACCGCGGATTCGGCACCGGCCGCCCGCCGGTGA
- the glmS gene encoding glutamine--fructose-6-phosphate transaminase (isomerizing), with protein sequence MCGIVAYIGPRDAAPILLEGLQRLEYRGYDSAGVAVAAKGGLKVRKSKGRVGELAALVPARFTGKAGIGHTRWATHGEPSDANSHPHLDGAERIAVVHNGIIENADELRAKLTADGCVFTSETDTEVLAHLIAGLATEGVELEDAVRAALKRVVGTYGIAVLDAEQPDRIVVARNGSPIVLGIGEKEMFAASDVSALVRYTRQVVHLDDGELATVRADGFNTFTQEDARVTAKQPSTVDWEEASYDTGGHAHFLLKEIHEQPTSVERTLSGRVDERFSTAHLGGLNMDAREARAFTRVKILGCGSAYYSGELGAQLIEELARIPAHAEPASEFRYRNPVIEADTLYIAVSQSGETYDTLAAVQEIKRKGGRVLGVVNTVGSAIARECDGGMYLHAGPEISVASTKAFTSTSIAFALIALHLGRVRDLSPADGRRICAGLKALPDQIREILAQEKEISELAGKYADHPGMMFVGRVRGWPVAREGAQKLKEVSYVHAEAYPASELKHGPLALIGPDLPTVAIVPNDELLEKNLTTLGEIRARRGPVLMVGHTRPEAKLAEDAILVPKNEPELDPILLGIPLQLFAYYAAVALERDVDKPRNLAKSVTVE encoded by the coding sequence ATGTGCGGAATCGTCGCCTACATCGGTCCCAGGGACGCCGCGCCCATCCTGCTGGAGGGACTCCAGCGCCTCGAGTACCGGGGGTACGACTCCGCCGGGGTGGCCGTCGCCGCCAAGGGCGGGCTCAAGGTCCGCAAGAGCAAGGGCCGGGTCGGCGAGCTCGCCGCGCTGGTCCCGGCGCGCTTCACCGGCAAGGCCGGCATCGGCCACACCCGCTGGGCCACCCACGGCGAGCCCAGTGACGCCAACTCGCACCCGCACCTGGACGGCGCCGAGCGCATCGCCGTGGTCCACAACGGGATCATCGAGAACGCCGACGAGCTGCGTGCCAAGCTGACCGCCGACGGCTGCGTCTTCACCTCGGAGACCGACACCGAGGTGCTGGCGCACCTGATCGCCGGTCTCGCCACCGAGGGCGTCGAGCTGGAGGACGCCGTGCGGGCCGCCCTCAAGCGCGTCGTCGGCACCTACGGCATCGCCGTCCTGGACGCCGAGCAGCCCGACCGGATCGTGGTCGCCCGCAACGGCAGCCCGATCGTGCTGGGCATCGGCGAGAAGGAGATGTTCGCCGCGTCCGACGTCTCCGCCCTGGTCCGCTACACCCGTCAGGTCGTCCACCTGGACGACGGCGAGCTGGCGACGGTGCGTGCCGACGGCTTCAACACCTTCACCCAGGAGGACGCCCGGGTCACCGCCAAGCAGCCCTCCACGGTGGACTGGGAGGAGGCCTCCTACGACACCGGCGGCCACGCCCACTTCCTGCTCAAGGAGATCCACGAGCAGCCCACCTCGGTGGAGCGTACCCTCAGCGGCCGGGTCGACGAGCGCTTCTCCACCGCGCACCTGGGCGGCCTCAACATGGACGCCCGCGAGGCGCGCGCCTTCACCCGGGTGAAGATCCTCGGCTGCGGCTCCGCCTACTACTCCGGCGAGCTGGGCGCCCAGCTGATCGAGGAGCTGGCCCGGATCCCCGCCCACGCCGAGCCGGCCTCGGAGTTCCGCTACCGCAACCCGGTGATCGAGGCGGACACCCTCTACATCGCGGTCAGCCAGTCCGGCGAGACCTACGACACCCTGGCCGCCGTGCAGGAGATCAAGCGCAAGGGCGGACGAGTGCTCGGCGTGGTCAACACCGTGGGCAGCGCCATCGCCCGGGAGTGCGACGGCGGGATGTACCTGCACGCGGGGCCGGAGATCTCGGTCGCCTCCACCAAGGCGTTCACCTCCACCTCCATCGCCTTCGCGCTGATCGCGCTGCACCTGGGCCGGGTCCGCGACCTGTCCCCGGCGGACGGGCGGCGGATCTGCGCCGGGCTGAAGGCCCTGCCGGACCAGATCCGGGAGATCCTGGCGCAGGAGAAGGAGATCTCCGAGCTGGCCGGCAAGTACGCGGACCACCCCGGGATGATGTTCGTCGGCCGGGTGCGCGGCTGGCCGGTGGCCCGCGAGGGGGCGCAGAAGCTCAAGGAGGTCTCCTACGTCCACGCCGAGGCCTACCCGGCGAGCGAGCTGAAGCACGGACCGCTGGCGCTGATCGGCCCGGACCTGCCGACCGTCGCGATCGTGCCCAACGACGAGCTGCTGGAGAAGAACCTCACCACGCTCGGTGAGATCCGGGCCCGCCGCGGCCCGGTGCTGATGGTCGGTCACACCCGCCCGGAGGCCAAGCTCGCCGAGGACGCCATCCTGGTGCCCAAGAACGAGCCCGAGCTGGACCCGATCCTGCTCGGCATCCCGCTCCAGCTGTTCGCCTACTACGCGGCGGTGGCGCTGGAGCGGGACGTCGACAAGCCGAGGAACCTGGCGAAGAGCGTCACCGTCGAGTAG